One genomic segment of Amycolatopsis granulosa includes these proteins:
- a CDS encoding antibiotic biosynthesis monooxygenase: MFARSTTIQAQQDTLDAGLAHVRDETMPELMDMPGFVGLSLLIDRGSGRCIVTTSWESEEALRDTADRVRPLRDRAMEVLGGGRPQVDEWEIAVLHRDHPAPEGACCRVTWVRFDQLDRALDSFRMGLLPELAQFGGFCSASLMIDRDAGRAVSSVTFTDRQAMDASRSRAEELRSRITGEAGVEILEVGEFELALAHLRAPEMA, translated from the coding sequence GTGTTCGCGCGTTCCACCACGATTCAGGCTCAGCAGGACACCCTCGACGCCGGCCTCGCCCACGTGCGTGACGAGACCATGCCGGAGCTGATGGACATGCCCGGTTTCGTCGGGCTCTCGCTGCTCATCGACCGCGGCTCCGGGCGGTGCATCGTCACCACCTCCTGGGAATCGGAGGAGGCGTTGCGCGACACCGCGGACCGGGTGCGCCCGCTGCGCGACCGCGCGATGGAGGTGCTGGGCGGCGGCCGGCCGCAGGTCGACGAGTGGGAGATCGCGGTGCTGCACCGCGACCACCCGGCCCCGGAGGGCGCCTGCTGCCGCGTCACCTGGGTCCGCTTCGACCAGCTGGACCGCGCCCTGGACAGCTTCCGGATGGGCCTGCTGCCCGAGCTGGCGCAGTTCGGCGGCTTCTGCAGCGCGAGCCTGATGATCGACCGGGATGCCGGGCGGGCGGTCTCGTCGGTGACCTTCACCGACCGGCAGGCCATGGACGCCAGCCGCTCCCGGGCCGAGGAGCTGCGCTCGCGCATCACCGGCGAGGCCGGGGTCGAGATCCTCGAGGTGGGCGAGTTCGAGCTGGCCCTGGCGCACCTGCGCGCGCCCGAGATGGCCTGA
- a CDS encoding SWIM zinc finger family protein, translating to MGSRWTVARVLALAPDAGSAKAARALANPRTWSDLGSTSTLVWGKCQGSARSPYQVTVDLTEPSFRCTCPSRKVPCKHGLALLLMWAAGDGSVTAGAGPAEWATPAATRKEPARPDPEAQARRLAERESLMSAGLDDFELWLHDLVRQGLATARKQPAGFWDTAAARLVDAQLPGLADRVRAVAADLHARADWAPHLLGELGRWYLAIRAWRRRAELDEAASGDLRAVLGWPRRRDEIGDRVADRWWVVGLSQEEDDRLLSQRTWLHGEHTGETVVLLDFAAAGQALKVAHVLGSVVDGEVARYPGAGPRRALLTGDEHKVVAGSGLPHATGVPDALAQAARWLAGNPWLRRIPLALAGMTVVPGEPPLLVDPGGAALTLAPGTDVWQLLALSGGHPVPVFGEWIDERLHPLSVQAGDRLVAL from the coding sequence GTGGGATCGCGGTGGACGGTGGCGCGCGTGCTGGCGCTGGCGCCCGACGCCGGGTCCGCGAAGGCCGCCCGTGCCCTGGCGAACCCGCGCACCTGGTCCGACCTGGGCAGCACCAGCACACTCGTGTGGGGTAAGTGCCAGGGCAGTGCCCGCTCCCCCTACCAGGTGACCGTCGATCTCACGGAACCGTCCTTCCGGTGCACCTGCCCGAGCCGCAAGGTCCCCTGCAAGCACGGCCTGGCGCTGCTGCTGATGTGGGCGGCGGGCGACGGGTCGGTGACCGCCGGCGCCGGGCCTGCCGAGTGGGCCACCCCGGCCGCTACCCGGAAGGAACCCGCCCGGCCCGACCCGGAGGCACAGGCCCGCCGCCTGGCCGAGCGGGAGTCCCTGATGTCGGCCGGGCTCGATGATTTCGAGTTGTGGCTGCACGACCTCGTCCGGCAGGGGCTGGCCACCGCCCGCAAGCAGCCGGCGGGTTTCTGGGACACCGCCGCGGCCCGTCTGGTCGACGCGCAGCTGCCCGGGCTGGCCGACCGGGTCCGCGCGGTGGCCGCGGACCTGCACGCCCGTGCCGACTGGGCCCCGCACCTGCTCGGTGAGCTGGGCCGCTGGTACCTCGCGATCCGCGCCTGGCGGCGCCGCGCCGAACTGGACGAGGCGGCCTCGGGTGACCTGCGTGCCGTGCTCGGCTGGCCGCGCCGCCGGGACGAGATCGGCGACCGGGTCGCCGACCGCTGGTGGGTGGTGGGCCTGAGTCAGGAGGAGGACGACCGCCTGCTGTCCCAGCGGACCTGGCTGCACGGCGAGCACACCGGCGAGACCGTGGTGCTGCTGGACTTCGCCGCCGCCGGGCAGGCGCTGAAGGTGGCGCACGTGCTCGGATCCGTTGTGGACGGTGAAGTGGCCAGATACCCCGGCGCCGGGCCACGGCGGGCGTTGCTCACCGGGGACGAGCACAAGGTGGTGGCCGGCTCGGGCCTGCCGCACGCCACCGGCGTGCCCGACGCGCTCGCCCAGGCAGCCCGGTGGCTGGCCGGCAACCCGTGGTTGCGCCGCATCCCGCTGGCCCTGGCGGGCATGACGGTGGTGCCCGGTGAGCCGCCGCTGCTCGTCGATCCCGGCGGCGCGGCCCTGACCCTGGCACCGGGCACCGACGTGTGGCAACTGCTCGCCCTGTCCGGCGGTCACCCGGTGCCGGTGTTCGGCGAGTGGATCGACGAGCGCCTGCACCCGTTGAGCGTGCAGGCCGGCGACCGGCTGGTGGCACTGTGA
- a CDS encoding sugar ABC transporter ATP-binding protein: MSGVATMTEPLLEVEGVNKTFPGVRALHDMRLELRSGEVLALVGENGAGKSTLMKLLSGIHRADSGQFRLGGEPYQPAGPRHALELGISIIHQEFNLVPHLTVAQNIFIGREPRRGRLLLDERKLNAGAAELLDRLHLRLDPRAVVGRLTVANQQMVEIAKALSYDPRVLIMDEPTAALNDAEVETLHELIRHFVRPGTGVIYISHRMEEIKRIADRVTVIRDGEYIDTLDMATAATPDIIALMVGRPIDTEARPEGVQQDREVVLRVTGLRTRDLLKDVSFDLRHGEILGFAGLMGAGRTEVARALVGADKAEAGTVTLHGEPVRIAGPADAARLGIGYLSEDRKRYGLLLDQDVKDNIALSALRDQFTRGGFVRDGALRAKAESYLGALRIKTPSLDQTTKNLSGGNQQKVVIAKWLAKDCDILIFDEPTRGIDVGAKEEIYQLLNELTAQGKSIIMISSELPEILRMSHRVVVMSEGRVTRVLGAAEATQENIMHFATLRPDENPADAAELGLAAEEKAGQA; encoded by the coding sequence ATGAGCGGGGTCGCGACGATGACTGAGCCACTGCTCGAAGTCGAGGGCGTGAACAAGACCTTCCCCGGTGTCCGTGCGCTGCACGACATGCGGCTGGAGCTGCGTTCCGGCGAAGTGCTCGCACTGGTCGGTGAGAACGGCGCCGGCAAGTCCACCCTGATGAAGCTGCTGTCGGGCATCCACCGGGCCGACTCCGGGCAGTTCCGGCTGGGCGGTGAGCCCTACCAGCCGGCCGGTCCGCGGCACGCGCTGGAACTGGGCATCAGCATCATCCACCAGGAGTTCAACCTGGTGCCGCACCTGACGGTCGCCCAGAACATCTTCATCGGGCGGGAACCCCGGCGCGGCCGGCTGCTGCTGGACGAGCGCAAGCTCAACGCCGGCGCAGCCGAGCTGCTGGACCGGCTGCACCTGCGACTGGACCCCCGCGCCGTGGTCGGCAGGCTGACGGTGGCCAACCAGCAGATGGTGGAGATCGCGAAGGCGCTGTCCTACGACCCGCGCGTGCTGATCATGGACGAGCCGACCGCGGCGCTCAACGACGCCGAGGTGGAAACGCTGCACGAACTGATCCGGCATTTCGTGCGGCCCGGCACCGGCGTCATCTACATCTCGCACCGGATGGAGGAGATCAAGCGCATCGCCGACCGGGTCACGGTCATCCGCGACGGCGAGTACATCGACACCCTCGACATGGCCACGGCGGCCACCCCGGACATCATCGCGCTGATGGTGGGCAGGCCCATCGACACCGAGGCCCGGCCGGAGGGGGTGCAGCAGGACCGGGAGGTCGTGCTGCGGGTGACCGGCCTGCGCACCCGCGACCTGCTCAAGGACGTGTCGTTCGACCTGCGGCACGGGGAGATCCTCGGGTTCGCCGGGCTGATGGGCGCGGGCCGCACCGAGGTCGCCCGCGCCCTCGTCGGCGCCGACAAGGCGGAGGCCGGCACGGTGACCCTGCACGGCGAACCGGTCCGCATCGCCGGCCCCGCCGACGCCGCCCGCCTGGGGATCGGCTACCTGTCCGAGGACCGGAAACGGTACGGGCTGCTGCTGGACCAGGACGTCAAGGACAACATCGCGTTGTCCGCGCTGCGTGACCAGTTCACCCGCGGCGGGTTCGTGCGCGACGGCGCCCTGCGGGCCAAGGCCGAAAGCTACCTCGGCGCGCTGCGCATCAAGACACCGTCACTGGATCAGACCACCAAGAACCTCTCCGGCGGCAACCAGCAGAAGGTCGTCATCGCCAAGTGGCTGGCCAAGGACTGCGACATCCTCATCTTCGACGAACCGACCCGCGGGATCGACGTCGGCGCGAAGGAGGAGATCTACCAGCTGCTCAACGAGCTAACCGCGCAAGGGAAGTCGATCATCATGATCTCCTCCGAGCTCCCGGAGATCCTGCGCATGTCCCACCGTGTCGTGGTGATGAGCGAGGGCCGCGTCACCCGCGTGCTCGGCGCCGCCGAGGCGACCCAGGAGAACATCATGCACTTCGCGACCCTGCGGCCGGACGAGAACCCCGCGGACGCGGCGGAGCTCGGACTCGCCGCCGAAGAGAAGGCAGGACAGGCATGA
- a CDS encoding ABC transporter ATP-binding protein — MITTHALTKRFGRTVAVDAVDLRVREGDRYGFLGPNGSGKTTLVRMLLGLVYASSGEIEVLGRPMPRRAAEVLPQVGALVEGPGAYAHLSGRRNLVLLDAAGGGARRSRRARIEEALERVGLAAVDQRPVKAYSLGMRQRLGLAAALLGHPRLLVLDEPTNGLDPQGIKEIRDLLVELNAHGTTVFLSSHLLAEVEQLCTRVGIVDRGRLVLEDDLAVLREPTGRVLVATPDVAQAAAVLDGRLESRAGEALVVRHDDPAALNARLVAAGVRVHAIRAERRTLEQVVLEVTGTGSDRFGVPP, encoded by the coding sequence ATGATCACCACGCACGCGCTGACCAAGCGGTTCGGCCGCACCGTGGCCGTCGACGCCGTGGACCTGCGGGTGCGCGAGGGCGACCGGTACGGCTTCCTCGGGCCGAACGGCTCGGGCAAGACGACCCTGGTCCGGATGCTGCTCGGCCTGGTCTACGCCTCCAGCGGCGAGATCGAGGTGCTGGGCCGTCCGATGCCGCGCCGGGCCGCGGAGGTACTGCCGCAGGTCGGCGCCCTGGTCGAGGGCCCGGGCGCGTACGCCCACCTGTCCGGGCGCCGCAACCTCGTCCTGCTCGACGCCGCGGGCGGCGGTGCCCGGCGGTCCCGGCGCGCCCGGATCGAGGAGGCCCTGGAGCGGGTCGGGCTGGCGGCGGTCGATCAGCGCCCGGTCAAGGCGTACTCCCTGGGGATGCGGCAGCGTCTGGGACTGGCCGCCGCCCTGCTCGGGCATCCGCGGCTGCTCGTGCTCGACGAGCCCACGAACGGGCTGGACCCGCAGGGGATCAAGGAGATCCGCGACCTGCTCGTCGAGCTGAACGCCCACGGCACCACGGTGTTCCTGTCCAGCCACCTGCTCGCCGAGGTCGAGCAGCTGTGCACCCGGGTCGGCATCGTCGACCGCGGCCGTCTCGTGCTGGAGGACGACCTCGCCGTGCTGCGCGAGCCGACCGGCCGGGTGCTGGTCGCCACGCCGGACGTGGCGCAGGCCGCCGCCGTCCTCGACGGCCGCCTGGAGTCGCGGGCCGGCGAGGCGCTGGTGGTCCGGCACGACGACCCGGCCGCGCTCAACGCGCGGCTGGTCGCGGCCGGTGTGCGGGTGCACGCGATCCGCGCCGAACGGCGGACGCTGGAGCAGGTCGTGCTGGAGGTCACCGGGACCGGCTCCGACCGCTTCGGGGTGCCGCCGTGA
- a CDS encoding ABC transporter permease encodes MTTVKAPVAERRQAGGVAGAIKSRLQQLLAFASLIVIYAFFSIVSPFFFSYGNFIAILFSTVVIGTLAVGTTFVIITGGIDLSIGTGMALCAVMSGVFIVNMGLPLAVGVPLAILFGGLIGLVNGINVALLKIPPFIATLAMMLVAEGLALVLSHSTPIYFSNSPGYIEISAGNLIPNVPNAVLILLVIAIIAGVLLTKSVLGRYTYSIGSNEEATALSGIDVRRWKLGIYTFAGLFIGLAGVMISARLGSAQPATGMGYELQAIAAVVIGGTSLSGGKGSILGTLIGALIISVLNNGLQIMSIPQEWQNVILGCVILVAVYTDRIRKREA; translated from the coding sequence ATGACCACGGTCAAGGCTCCGGTGGCGGAGCGGCGGCAGGCCGGCGGTGTGGCCGGCGCGATCAAGAGCAGGCTCCAGCAACTGCTGGCGTTCGCGAGCCTCATCGTGATCTACGCGTTCTTCTCGATCGTCAGCCCGTTCTTCTTCTCCTACGGCAACTTCATCGCCATCCTGTTCTCCACGGTGGTGATCGGGACGCTCGCGGTCGGCACCACGTTCGTCATCATCACCGGCGGCATCGACCTGTCCATCGGCACCGGGATGGCGCTGTGCGCGGTCATGTCCGGGGTGTTCATCGTGAACATGGGCCTGCCGCTGGCCGTCGGGGTGCCGCTGGCGATCCTGTTCGGCGGGCTGATAGGGCTGGTCAACGGGATCAACGTGGCCCTGCTGAAGATCCCGCCGTTCATCGCGACGCTCGCGATGATGCTCGTCGCCGAGGGGCTGGCGCTCGTGCTGTCGCACAGCACCCCCATCTACTTCAGCAACTCGCCCGGCTACATCGAGATCTCGGCCGGCAACCTGATCCCGAACGTGCCCAACGCGGTGCTGATCCTGCTGGTGATCGCGATCATCGCGGGTGTGCTGCTGACCAAGAGCGTGCTCGGCCGCTACACCTACTCCATCGGCAGCAACGAGGAAGCCACCGCGCTGTCCGGCATCGACGTCCGCCGGTGGAAGCTCGGCATCTACACGTTCGCGGGGCTGTTCATCGGTCTGGCCGGCGTGATGATCTCGGCCCGGCTGGGATCGGCGCAACCGGCGACCGGCATGGGGTACGAGCTGCAGGCGATCGCCGCCGTCGTCATCGGCGGGACGTCGCTGTCCGGCGGCAAGGGATCGATCCTCGGCACCCTGATCGGTGCGCTGATCATCTCGGTGCTCAACAACGGACTGCAGATCATGTCGATCCCGCAGGAGTGGCAGAACGTCATCCTCGGGTGCGTGATCCTGGTGGCCGTCTACACGGACCGGATCCGGAAACGGGAAGCCTGA
- a CDS encoding ABC transporter substrate-binding protein produces MRTKRFAAAAAAALLALTLAACGQSGNSAGSGGGGPLISIVSKGFQHQFWQAVKKGAEDEAAAKGARTTFVGPATEKDVEQQVNMLTNELAKSPQALGFAALDSRAAAPLLQQAKSQNIPVIAFDSGVDSDIPVTTVATDNKAAAAEAAKHMAQQLGGQGKVAMVVHDQTSLSGKDRRDGFLDWMAKNAPGITVLPPQYGGGDQLESANITKSIISANPDLKGIYGSNEGSAIGVLKGVQESGKQGLTVVGFDSGKAQIDAINSGLEFGAITQDPMDIGRQLVDAALQAINHQQLPKRIDTAFYWYDKSNINDPKIQAALYQ; encoded by the coding sequence ATGAGGACGAAAAGGTTCGCCGCAGCGGCCGCCGCCGCCCTGCTGGCGCTGACGCTGGCCGCGTGCGGCCAGAGCGGAAACTCCGCCGGCAGCGGCGGGGGCGGCCCGCTCATCTCGATCGTGTCGAAGGGCTTCCAGCACCAATTCTGGCAGGCCGTGAAGAAGGGCGCCGAGGACGAGGCGGCCGCCAAGGGCGCGCGGACCACCTTCGTCGGGCCGGCCACCGAGAAGGACGTCGAGCAGCAGGTCAACATGCTCACCAACGAGCTGGCCAAGTCGCCGCAGGCGCTCGGGTTCGCGGCGCTGGACTCGCGGGCCGCGGCGCCGCTGCTGCAGCAGGCGAAGTCGCAGAACATCCCGGTGATCGCGTTCGACTCCGGTGTGGACAGCGACATCCCGGTCACCACCGTCGCCACGGACAACAAGGCCGCGGCGGCCGAGGCGGCCAAGCACATGGCGCAGCAGCTCGGCGGGCAGGGCAAGGTCGCGATGGTGGTGCACGACCAGACGAGCCTGTCCGGCAAGGACCGGCGGGACGGGTTCCTGGACTGGATGGCGAAGAACGCGCCCGGCATCACGGTGCTGCCGCCCCAGTACGGTGGTGGTGACCAGCTGGAGTCGGCCAACATCACCAAGTCGATCATCTCGGCCAACCCGGACCTGAAGGGCATCTACGGCTCCAACGAGGGTTCGGCGATCGGTGTGCTCAAGGGTGTGCAGGAGAGCGGGAAGCAGGGCCTGACGGTGGTCGGGTTCGACTCCGGCAAGGCCCAGATCGACGCGATCAACAGCGGCCTCGAGTTCGGCGCGATCACCCAGGATCCGATGGACATCGGCCGGCAACTGGTGGACGCCGCGCTGCAGGCGATCAACCACCAGCAGCTGCCCAAGCGGATCGACACCGCGTTCTACTGGTACGACAAGAGCAACATCAACGACCCGAAGATCCAGGCGGCGCTCTACCAGTGA
- a CDS encoding MDR family MFS transporter yields MAAPAPTPPGAPAAAPPRSALLIGVLVVSAFVMILNETILSVALRDLTADLAVSTTTVQWLTSGFLLTMAVVIPATGFLLERFTPRRVFLASLGLFSLGTLVSGLAPGFGVLLAGRVVQACGTAVMLPLLMTSVMRLVPAHKRGATMGTITIVIAVAPAIGPTIGGAVLSSLSWRWMFWIVLPLALAALCLGAVWFRLDGATRKVPLDVPSVLLSASGFGGVLYGLAGIGEGGGHSPVAPWVPVVAGLALLAIFTWRQTRLQRADRALLDLRPFTHRSFVIALVLAALLFVCLLGVASIMLPLYLQTVLHTTTFVSGLAVLPGGLALGLLGRPVGALFDRFGARPLVIPGAVALAVSMWLFALLGPGSPLAAVIAIHVLLMAGLGFMMTPLMTEALGVLPDHLYSHGSAILATLQQVAGAFGTAVFVSVATLGSADPAGPPDAAGLRLAFVVAGVVGVLALVTALFVRRAPAPAPAAAR; encoded by the coding sequence ATGGCCGCCCCCGCGCCCACTCCGCCCGGTGCGCCGGCCGCGGCCCCGCCCCGGTCCGCGCTGCTGATCGGCGTGCTCGTGGTGTCCGCGTTCGTGATGATCCTCAACGAGACGATCCTCAGCGTGGCGCTGCGCGACCTCACCGCCGACCTCGCCGTGTCGACCACCACCGTGCAGTGGCTGACGAGCGGGTTCCTGCTCACGATGGCGGTGGTCATCCCGGCCACGGGGTTCCTGCTGGAACGGTTCACCCCGCGCCGGGTGTTCCTCGCGTCGCTGGGCCTGTTCAGCCTCGGCACCCTGGTGAGCGGGCTGGCGCCGGGCTTCGGTGTCCTGCTGGCCGGGCGCGTGGTGCAGGCGTGCGGTACCGCGGTGATGCTGCCGCTGCTGATGACCTCGGTGATGCGCCTGGTGCCCGCGCACAAACGGGGTGCGACGATGGGCACGATCACCATCGTCATCGCGGTGGCGCCGGCGATCGGCCCGACCATCGGCGGCGCGGTGCTGTCGTCGCTGAGCTGGCGCTGGATGTTCTGGATCGTGCTGCCGCTGGCGCTGGCCGCGCTGTGCCTCGGCGCGGTCTGGTTCCGGCTGGACGGCGCGACCCGGAAGGTGCCGCTGGACGTGCCGTCGGTGCTGCTGTCGGCGTCCGGGTTCGGCGGGGTGCTCTACGGCCTGGCCGGGATCGGCGAGGGTGGCGGCCACTCCCCCGTCGCACCGTGGGTCCCGGTCGTCGCCGGGCTCGCCCTGCTCGCGATCTTCACCTGGCGCCAGACCCGGCTGCAGCGCGCGGACCGGGCGCTGCTGGACCTGCGGCCGTTCACGCACCGCAGCTTCGTGATCGCGCTCGTGCTGGCCGCGCTGCTGTTCGTGTGCCTGCTGGGGGTCGCGTCGATCATGCTGCCGCTGTACCTGCAGACCGTGCTGCACACGACCACGTTCGTCAGTGGCCTCGCGGTGCTGCCCGGCGGCCTGGCCCTCGGCCTGCTCGGCCGCCCGGTGGGCGCGTTGTTCGACCGGTTCGGCGCGCGGCCGCTGGTGATCCCCGGCGCGGTGGCCCTGGCGGTGTCGATGTGGCTGTTCGCCCTGCTCGGTCCCGGCTCACCACTGGCCGCGGTGATCGCGATCCACGTGCTGCTGATGGCCGGGCTCGGGTTCATGATGACGCCGCTGATGACCGAGGCGCTCGGGGTGCTGCCGGATCACCTGTACTCGCACGGCAGCGCGATCCTGGCCACGCTCCAGCAGGTGGCGGGCGCGTTCGGCACCGCGGTGTTCGTCAGCGTCGCCACGCTCGGCAGCGCCGACCCGGCCGGGCCACCGGACGCGGCCGGTCTGCGCCTCGCGTTCGTGGTGGCCGGCGTCGTCGGGGTGCTCGCCCTGGTGACGGCGCTGTTCGTGCGCCGCGCACCGGCGCCGGCACCCGCGGCCGCCCGGTAG
- a CDS encoding ABC transporter permease, translating to MIAVELRKLVLRPRMWVSVGLLCLLPAIVAVFLATADFAPPPGQGAAFLSAVVSDGSLYPAAALALVLPLFLPIAVAVVAGDAVAGEAAGGTLRYLLARPVGRTRLLVAKLVAVAVYVTAAIALVVVTSLVVGVLLFGTGGQPGVAGGGAPPPGVISMSGTALSSSALGWRLLGAVAYIVVSMLGFAAITLFLSTVTDSALGAALGGLAVLITSSVLETLDAAAPAKPYLPTHYWLSWIDFFRDPVLWRNIDQGLLLQAGYLVVFFGAAWANFATRDITS from the coding sequence GTGATCGCGGTGGAGCTGCGCAAACTCGTGCTGCGGCCGCGGATGTGGGTGAGCGTGGGGCTGTTGTGCCTGCTGCCCGCGATCGTCGCGGTGTTCCTGGCGACCGCGGACTTCGCCCCGCCGCCCGGGCAGGGCGCGGCGTTCCTGTCCGCGGTGGTTTCCGACGGCTCGCTGTACCCGGCCGCCGCGCTCGCGCTGGTGCTTCCGCTGTTCCTGCCGATCGCCGTCGCGGTCGTCGCCGGGGACGCGGTCGCCGGCGAGGCCGCCGGCGGCACGCTGCGGTACCTGCTCGCCCGGCCGGTCGGCCGGACCCGGCTGCTGGTGGCGAAACTGGTCGCGGTCGCCGTCTACGTGACGGCCGCGATCGCGCTCGTCGTCGTGACCTCGCTGGTCGTGGGGGTGCTGCTGTTCGGCACCGGCGGGCAGCCCGGCGTGGCCGGCGGCGGTGCGCCGCCACCCGGGGTGATCTCGATGTCGGGCACGGCGCTGAGCTCGTCGGCGCTCGGGTGGCGGCTGCTCGGCGCGGTCGCCTACATCGTGGTGTCGATGCTCGGGTTCGCCGCGATCACGCTGTTCCTGTCCACGGTGACGGACTCGGCGCTCGGGGCCGCCCTGGGCGGTCTCGCGGTGCTGATCACCAGCTCGGTGCTGGAGACCCTGGACGCGGCCGCCCCGGCCAAGCCGTACCTGCCCACGCACTACTGGCTGTCCTGGATCGACTTCTTCCGCGATCCGGTGCTGTGGCGCAACATCGACCAGGGACTGCTGCTGCAAGCCGGTTACCTCGTCGTGTTCTTCGGCGCGGCCTGGGCCAACTTCGCCACCCGGGACATCACCAGCTAG
- a CDS encoding lipase, translating to MRVSAWWRGISPRRRLLVTLVAAVAVAGLLAGALAAGRGGAPAGSGRPAQDDPGPVLLVPGYGGAQDALARLADRIRQATGRETEVLTLPDGGTGDLLAQVAVLDAAAARARARGAPSVDVIGYSAGGVVAAWWAGQGGGEHQARRLVTLGAPLHGTQLAAAAAVLDPAACPAACRQLAPGSALLRQLQAYPVPAGLPWLSVWTERDEVVVPPDSARIDGAVNVPLQAVCPADPAAHGDLPTDPQVTAFVLRALGTAPLTAPAGCG from the coding sequence GTGCGGGTTTCGGCGTGGTGGCGCGGCATCAGCCCGCGCCGCCGCCTGCTGGTGACGCTCGTCGCCGCGGTGGCGGTGGCGGGTCTTCTCGCGGGCGCCCTCGCCGCCGGCCGGGGTGGTGCGCCGGCCGGTAGCGGGCGGCCGGCGCAGGACGACCCGGGTCCCGTTCTGCTGGTCCCCGGCTACGGTGGCGCGCAGGACGCGCTCGCCCGGCTCGCCGACCGGATCCGCCAGGCAACCGGGCGGGAGACCGAGGTGCTGACGCTGCCGGACGGCGGCACCGGCGATCTGCTCGCCCAGGTCGCCGTCCTGGACGCCGCGGCCGCACGGGCCCGCGCCCGCGGGGCGCCGTCGGTCGACGTGATCGGCTATTCGGCCGGCGGGGTGGTCGCCGCCTGGTGGGCGGGCCAGGGCGGCGGCGAGCACCAGGCGCGCCGCCTCGTGACGCTGGGCGCGCCCCTGCACGGCACCCAGCTCGCGGCGGCCGCCGCCGTGCTCGACCCCGCGGCGTGCCCGGCCGCGTGCCGGCAGCTCGCCCCGGGCAGCGCGCTGCTGCGGCAGCTGCAGGCGTACCCGGTGCCGGCCGGCCTGCCGTGGCTGTCGGTGTGGACCGAGCGGGACGAGGTGGTGGTGCCACCCGACTCGGCCCGGATCGACGGCGCGGTGAACGTGCCGCTGCAAGCCGTGTGCCCGGCGGATCCCGCCGCCCACGGTGACCTGCCCACCGACCCGCAGGTCACCGCGTTCGTCCTGCGCGCGCTGGGCACCGCACCGCTGACCGCGCCGGCGGGCTGCGGCTAG